CTCCTCTCGTTTAAACCCTCCTCTAGTAGAAAACGAAGGGCCTTAAGGTGTACTAACTCTATGGCGAGAGGGAACACGTTTCACAGTTCAGACTGTGTTTTCAACTGTAAGAAATTGCAGTCCACAAGATGCAGATGCCAAAGAAACGACGTTGAGGAGAACACCAGATCCACCTTACTTCCTTCTGACGGGTTGAAAAGCGACTTGGATGAAATGCCTCTACCTGTTAATGGAAGTCTTTCATCTAATGGTAGTACTCAATCAGCTGGAACGAACTCTATCGAGGATGAAGCTTGGGATCTCTTGAGGCAGTCCATTGTTTACTACTGTGGTAGTCCTATTGGAACCATCGCTGCTAATGACCCCAACTCCACCAGTGTGCTGAACTATGATCAGGTCTTCATTCGTGATTTCATTCCCTCGGGGATTGCCTTTCTTCTTAAAGGAGAGTATGACATTGTCCGCAACTTCATCCTTTACACTCTCCAGTTACAGGTGACAGAATCTTTCTCCGTTATGCCTTATTTTAGTTGTAAAGCCTGAATCTTTGTTCCTTGCTGACTTGCTTTTTGTAAACAGCAATCGATAGTTAATATGATTAGAATTTAATACATCTAAGCATAATAGATACTTTTTGAGATAAAAATGTCGGGCAATTCggataatttgaaatattttgggtaAAAGAAGATTtggatatttggttatttagaaaCTAAATATTAATGATAGTTTTAGGTATATAatctgtattttaaaaattcggGTATTCCTTCGGTTCTCGATTTGGTTCCGGTTTTTCTGGttctagatatttttaaattcggTTTGGTTCTTGAGTTCCGGATAAATGTGCTCATGTTgaagttatttggttttgttatgAGCTGACGATGTAATGCTTATTTTTGGACAGAGTTGGGAGAAAACTATGGATTGTCATAGTCCAGGCCAAGGATTGATGCCTGCTAGCTTCAAGGTGAAAACTGTTCCTCTTGATGGCGATGATTCAATGACAGAGGAAGTCTTAGATCCTGATTTTGGGGAAGCGGCAATTGGACGTGTTGCTCCGGTTGATTCTGGTAAGAGAAGCTAAGTTCTAATCTTTCAAGCATGTGGAAAAGGATACTACAGATTTGTTCTGGTATCATGTTAACTTGATTAtcttttttcatttgttttggaACTCCAGGCTTGTGGTGGATTATATTACTGAGAGCATATGGAAAATGCACTGGCGATGTGTCCGTGCAGGAGAGAGTCGATGTGCAGACCGGAATCAAGATGATCTTAAAGCTCTGTCTCGCTGATGGTTTCGATATGTTCCCTACTTTACTAGTCACGGATGGGTCCTGCATGATAGACCGTCGAATGGGAATCCATGGTCACCCCCTGGAGATTCAGGTGTGTTAAATTGTTAACTTCAATTTGAATCTGCCAGCCATTTGATTCTAACTTTACACTTTCAGGCACTGTTTTACTCAGCTTTGGTATGTGCACGTGAGATGCTTACGCCAGAGGATGGATCAGCTGATCTAATCCGAGCTCTCAACAACCGTCTTGTGGCGTTATCTTTCCACATCAGGGAGTACTACTGGCTGGACATGAAAAAGATAAACGAGATTTACCGGTACCAGACAGAGGAGTACTCTTACGACGCGGTTAATAAGTTCAACATATATCCAGATCAGATACCTTCGTGGTTGGTCGACTTTATGCCTAACAGAGGAGGGTATTTGATTGGAAACCTTCAGCCAGCTCACATGGATTTCAGATTCTTTTCCTTGGGGAACCTTTGGTCTATTGTGAGCAGCTTGGCTACTAATGATCAGTCGCACGCAATTCTTGATTTCGTGGAAGCGAAATGGGCAGAACTTGTGGCAGACATGCCGTTTAAGATCTGTTACCCTGCAATGGAAGGTGAAGAATGGAGAATTATAACCGGAAGTGATCCAAAGAACACGTAAAGTTATCTCTTCCATATGATTTTCAATaacatgtttttatattttcatgttgagcatatttggttttggttgcaGTCCTTGGTCTTATCACAATGGAGGTTCCTGGCCAACTTTGTTATGGCAGGTTTGTTCAGACTTTTCTCTTCTCCCTTTTAGATTCCGAGCTTATCATTTTGAGCTCATCAGTGTGAACTTTTGAAGCTATATGGCGTTGGTTTTGAAATCTTGGTCCCTTGTTGGTGTTTTATCAGCTGACAGTTGCAAGCATCAAAATGGGTAGACCAGAGATTGCAGAGAAGGCGGTTGAGTTAGCCGAGAGACGGATTGCTATTGACAAATGGCCAGAGTACTACGACACCAAAAGGGCAAGATTCATTGGCAAACAGGCACGGCTTTACCAGACTTGGTCCATCGCAGGCTACCTCGTGGCCAAGCTCCTCTTGGCAAATCCATCTGCAGCAAAGTTTCTCACCAGTGAAGAGGATTCTGATTTGAGAAATGCCTTCTCTTGCATGATCAGCGCCAACCCGAGAAGGACACGAGGTCGCAAGAAGACTCAACAACCGTTTATTGTATGAAAAGCTCACAAATCATTTTTCCAATGCGAGCCATGGACTATGTCCTCCTCCACTGTTCTGTCCCTTCCAACAGAATGATACAGAATTCTTGTGTAAATAGTTTCTTTTAGAAACTTGTCATAAAAGAGAGTGGTATTTTTTATCATATGCTAAGTATAGTGAATGCTTTGATTTTGTTGCGGTAGTCCAATAAAATTGGATACACatctaaatttgtttttttattaccaCGTGCGTTTCGTCCCATCGAACTAAATTCAAACTGGCACGGCCATGTTTTGGCCTATGACATTTGGCTGGCTCATTTCTGTGAGCTTTGCCCGTGGTAGATGCATGCATCTAAATTATTAAGTTATTATATACTAGTTGTCTGACTTATGTCAGAGGttatctatctataataataaataaagttgGTTTATCTGCTAGACAACCAAATTTGCGTTTTATTGCTTTTGCTTAGACTGGGATTTTTGTTAGATATATTTGGGTTTTGTAAACAAAATGGAAAGCCCCAGTCAAGATCTAGGTTTCCTCTTCGTCTTCTTGCCGACgtgggaaagaaaaaaaaaggagaatgaAAAGTCCGATACAAGCGGTGTGGTCATGGGCGAGGAGGCAACCAACGAAGGTGGGGGCATTTCTGGCGATCGCTGGGATGGCGGCTTTGGTTCTGCTGAGATTCATAGTCCACGATCACGACAATCTCTTCGTTGCAGGTGAAGCAGTTCATTCAATCAGGATATGTGCCGGTAATCTCCAATAATGATAGGGGTTTTCTCTTTTTAGCAGAATTACTTGTCTCTACTACTGGTCATATGtaataaaatcttatattttttcCGACGTCCAATTTTAATAATCATCATTAGCTTTATCACCAACTAGGTAACTATACAGAAGTTTCTTCATCAACGTTTTAAGAATTTGTGAAATATTTACGGTAAAAAATTCATGGACATGgactatttataaattttcaaagcTATATATAAATAGTCACAATTTTTCAGATTATGGGTAGTTATCTTAAAatggtatttttaaaatattttttttaaatgaggcATTGTCTTCCATAAACGTTTTGATGGAATTTGAACGTAACTTAGCTCACGTGCCACAAAatcatgtttattttttttaaccaaacagtAAACATGTTATCCTACTCCGTGTTAAAGACTAACTTTTGTAAACTGTCATTGTCTTGTACAATTATTTGATGTTCAAGGGGCAAATGAATACTTGACCTTGTAATAGGAACTCTTTGGTGaggaattttaaatttgaagaaCCGTTGCATAATCTCATAGGCTGATACATACCTACAATCTAAAAAATAATCCATCTCAGGCACTACATCCGTATTGTTTTCACCATTTTCATCTTTtgcaatagtttttttttgtttttcttcagtATCATTGTTGTTTTTTAACTCCTTTagttatatgtttaaaaataatgaggaaaattaaattaatatataaatttataaactcaaatacagttagaaaaatagattgttaattaatatattaattttttatgaaATGCAAGATAACCTTTGTCGTTACTGAATACTTCAGTACTGGATCTTTGATTATACGGATATGTATAAGACAATATTCTTCGTACTCCTGAAGGGAAATGATTGAATTGAACGATTAAAGTCTTGCAATTGTGTATTACGTTTACTGAATGTTTACCCAtttaattaacagaaaatataatatgactTCCGAAAGAATGGGATTTAAGGAAAAACGTGTTGTATAGACACATTATATAGATAGAATGATTCACAAAACCAATAGATACAACTTTTCATATTAATCTTCATAACTATTAGATGCAGCTTTCGGTGATGAAAAttctgtatttttaaattaacagTTGCATCTCTGAAAAATTAAGTTAAGtcagttaaattatatttataaaatattacaaatataaaaataattaataaaattgatataagTTTATGTGTTTATTAGTTAAAAGATTTTAACTTCTATCTAtacttctatatatatagaatGAAAATACATACACACTAGATAATATAGTTTTTAACCCAAGGTTGCTATCATCAGTATGGttaatcaacaatatttccAAGCATCAATAGTTGCAGCATTACATTTGAGAAGTTACAATTCTTCATTTGACTATTGTAATAGATcagataaataattataaacacTCGCTTTAGAAACACATTTTAATTAATTGTGAAAGATTACAATAAGAAACTCAATAACATggaatatatatagtttttcaaAGCTATGcatgaatagtcacaactttttagattataaatagttattaaatgatatctttacaatattttttgaacAGTGACATCTTTTCAATTTAAATGGTCACATCCTTTCAGTTTAAAGATAGTTATCTTGAAAATATACTTAcatgaatagtcacaacttttcaatttaaaaaaaaaatacttatatgATTGGTCACAACTTTTCAATAGttacaacctttcaacataattgGAATTCACAACTTTTGGAATTAATTGgaattgctattattagtagatataTGCTCAACTCTCAGTTTTGTAGAATCACCATCTAATAATTAGCAAAGTGCATTCTATGATtctctctttttaaaaataatgaaacaaagGTGTATTCAATTCCTTTTTGGTGTTTAGGATTGTCACTGAAATCTAAGGAGGTGACAACCATTTTATGTAGCAGTTAGGCTCTATCGCAGCTTGTCATGGAATATGATATTCACACCCTCTTGATCTGGCTACTCTTGGAACTACTCCGTGGGTCATTTTATGATCCGTGTTAAGTTAAGGCCTACTAACATGGAGGACAAAGACAACTTCGCTTCTATTATGTGGTAACTCTCATctgcctttttttttcttaatcattCTTATTGGTTATTAAGCAATTGGATTATTTGTTACTACTTATCTGGTTAGAGAAAAAGGGTCTTCAGTAACCGATTATCTGGTTTCTCAATTTTGTTGGCAGTTTGTGCCCTGTGCTGTGCTAGCTTTGTTGATCCGTCCATCCACCTCTCACAACATTCTAAACAGGATTTCTTGGGCGTTATGTGTGTAGCTCGAAGCTGTTTCAGTTCTTTCTCAGCTGTGAGTGATGTAGAACACAAAGCTCCCCCCCAACTTTGTTTCACAATCGAAAGTTTGAGAACCTCAGATAATAGACACATTTTGTTTCATATGCATTTATCTTCTTCTGCAGATTGTTGAACCGTTCACGGGGCATTATATTTTTGCACTTGGAGTAGCAAGGTTCCTTAGCTGTGCTCAGTGGGTTTTACAGGTATTGGACACGAGAGGAAGATTGCTGGTGGCACTGGGATATGGACTGTGGCCATCAATGGTTCTCATCTCAGAGATTGTTCAAACTTTCATTCTTGCTGATTTTTGTTACTACTACGTCAAAAGGTATCCGTCCGCTTAGAGGCTTTCACTATTCCACTCTCTTTAAGCTCTTTAATTATAATAGATACAAAGTACAAAGATTCAaccatttatttatttctgtCTTTGTGCAGTGTATTCGGAGGGCAACTTGCTCTCCTGCTTCCATCTGGAGTagtataagttttttttcttttcaatttttttttttaaaatagaatgcTCTAGTAGTGATGTAATCTTTGCCACAACTTCACTCCTCCCACAGTAACCGGCTGAAGGTTCGAGTATAAATATCCACCTTTCGACGATTGACACCACAACTCAAACGAGATCCAGAATAATAGTTTGTTCTAATGGGTTTTCTGAGATTCTGGGAGGTGAAAAATGTGAAGAAAGGCCGCAAGCTAATGGGTTTGGACATGTTCCTCCTTAACGAGAAGGTAATCACCATAGTCTCCTATTAACCCTTATAAGAAATTCCTATTTTCCAATCTAAATATTTAGTCCTCAGAATGCTACTTATCGAGACCTTTTCAGTGATGGTTCAGTTTACACGTCAAGCGGTTTCTACGTGACATCAGCTGTTTTGATAGCCCAAGTCCACAATTGgagttttgtttggattttcaaTGGAGTTTACACAATTAGTTTCTTTCTCTGAAGGTTGTGGTCTCTGTATCAGAAACAAATCCTCTAATCATATACCTCAGGAATGTTGAGAAGCTTCTCGAGTCAGAAAGATTCTACAATTTGTTCCAGATTCTATTGAACAAGATCTCTGGTCCTGTCTTGATTCTTGGCTCAAGGATATTAGTACCTGAAGATGATTTCCAAGAAGTAGGTGAAGAGGTCTCCGCTCTCTTTCCTTACAACATCGAAATCAGACCACATGAGGATGAATCCCAGCTTTCGAGCTGGAAGAATCGCTTAGAAGATGACATGAAGATGGTTCAGTTTCAAGACAACAAGAACCAAAGTATCCCTCATGAACCTCAATATCATTGCATCTTTGCAGGGATGTAAGCGTGTGCGTTAACATGTTTGACGCCTTAGCTCTTGCATGCCATAACAAATACGAAAGCTACAGGTCTGAGCCAAAAATTGTGGTGGCCACCAGCATAAATCCGACACTATTGATCGCATCAAGAAACGTGTTCAGGAGAAAGAATGCATCCCTCATGTTCAACAAAGGTAACAAATTACTTCTTTTAAATGAACTGCTAGGGAAGTCTCTTGAGCTTTTTTGTAACTCTTATGTTCTTGTCTCAGGTCGTTGGAGTTGTTTCCGGTTAACTCGTACTGCAAAACATCTTTTCATGTCTTGGTGACTTAGAAAATTGCATCTCCTTTCTAATGTGTTTTTTTGTGTTCGTGCCATTAATTAGTTGATTATACTCTGTTTGCAAGCTTATAATCTAAGCAGTTACATGTAACATTGATtcttagagttttttttttttgcaggctCAACTACGCCCTTAAAAAGCTAGTTGATGACAAGACGACAAAAGACTACAACATAGAGGGAGGCTCTGTTCTGCATCTTGTTCTTGCTCTTAGTGGTGGTGTTGATGTTTTGTGGGTAGTAACTCTTTCTCTTATTTCTGTCTAGGGATTCTTTTCTTTCTATGATTAAAAAGTGATGCGATTTGGATTTGATGCTTTGCTATTTCAGTGGGTTTAGAATCAGTGTACCAATAATCTGTCCAATATAGATGATATGCAACTGcagtgttccaaaaaaaaaagataatatgtaactgcatgttttttttgtgtttggttAGTTTTGAtgaataacacaaaaaaaaacaacagaaGATGGGACATAAGCTACGAATTGGGTTGGAACCAGGCCACTGAGGTTACTATTGAGTAGAAAGATGATACATATAAAAATTGACAGAACTATAGTCTATACACGGTTAAATTCATTTGATTTAATGATAGTTTTATGTAAACAAGATCAATGATatagaattttgtatttttataaactgTGTGTATCCTTAAACACCACCAAGTGAAACCgaacaaaatattttactagAGAAGCATTTATTCAGCTTATAAGTACCTCCACATGAAAACTGAAGAGTTGATATTCAAATGTTAAGCTTTATAAGAATAAACGTTGGGGAAAGAATCAGATTTGTATCTCCATATAAATACTTATACGTCAAGTAGAATCAAACACATGACCCAAAATGCCAAGAACACACAATCAGTTATATGTCAAGTAGAATCAAACACACCCAAAACGCCAATAACACACAATCAATCAAATAAAGAAGGTAGAAACCTAGACATCAAGATCGATGGGTTTGATGGTGGTTATATCTCTTCCTCTGATTTTCTTCTGTCTTCTTCTTGGATTCGGCTGCTATTTCCTCGGCAAATCTAGGATTCTGCAATCCAAACAATATTAACAGGCGATGCCAATGttatctttataaaaaaatgactAAACTTTATTTGGTATGTGGTCAATTGTCTTTTATCTTAAGCTAATACTTCAAAATCCAACAACTTTTATGTACAATAACAATAAcaattatttctaaaattatgttggacacaaataaaaaatgatatctCTTTCACGAAATCTATTTGCAAATCTCCTTAGACTCAAAGATTTCCATTAACATCACATTTATACAATACTTTTGTATTCACGCTATTATCAAATACAACAaaaacatttcataaaatacaatatcaGCAAATCGAAATACACATGTGAATAACACAAATATCAAACACTCACCAAACACATGCATTTACATGTTTTCCTTTTGAAACATCAACTTTACTTTATGTTTAAGttcaactttatttattttagtgcaATTGTCAGCTATTTATTCTATTTGATTGAATCGATTAGTGAAACCACTTATGCTATTCCTCTTTGATCTaatcaacttcaaaacaaagtaaCACACTACTGTCAATAACCACTATCAAAACACAATTTTGAACTCTAAACatacgaacccggcgcgtagcgccggaataccactagtattattataaaaaagagTATCTCACTCTTCGTACCTCCACGTCAGCCGCCAGCTAGATAAGTTGTTGATTGTGAGCACGACACGTGTCCGGATGAAATGAAACTCACTGTTTCATTTAATGCTAGGGCTGGGCAAAcaaaccgaacccaaaaatccgaaccgaacccgatccaataaaaatgaatccgaaccgatccgcaCCCGACGTAAATACTGATTGGatcttgttttgtggtattttgggttatgggtattatcttAACCGAACTCGAACCTAAATGGGTACCCGATAGAACCCGGAAGATTCAAAATCTCCCAAAATAGCTTGTATCAAACATGATCTTAATTcctaatatatatccaaaatacactaagaaattattgaacatctaaaGTAATTATCTATTACATTAATGTTGATGGTTGAAGTTGGTGGTTGAAgcttgaagtttttagattttggttttcttttcattgaataatgtttctcatttcatgagaacttggtttttgttttatgctttcttttatttggttttatttctatcaataactatgtttaccttTCGTTTAATTTTGAATGCTCGCGTTTGatgtttctttcttatttttgaatcgattttacttatgttt
This genomic stretch from Brassica napus cultivar Da-Ae chromosome C9, Da-Ae, whole genome shotgun sequence harbors:
- the LOC106410574 gene encoding alkaline/neutral invertase E, chloroplastic, with the translated sequence MAASETVLRLPLGSLSPSSHLPSFSLNSSPLLSFKPSSSRKRRALRCTNSMARGNTFHSSDCVFNCKKLQSTRCRCQRNDVEENTRSTLLPSDGLKSDLDEMPLPVNGSLSSNGSTQSAGTNSIEDEAWDLLRQSIVYYCGSPIGTIAANDPNSTSVLNYDQVFIRDFIPSGIAFLLKGEYDIVRNFILYTLQLQSWEKTMDCHSPGQGLMPASFKVKTVPLDGDDSMTEEVLDPDFGEAAIGRVAPVDSGLWWIILLRAYGKCTGDVSVQERVDVQTGIKMILKLCLADGFDMFPTLLVTDGSCMIDRRMGIHGHPLEIQALFYSALVCAREMLTPEDGSADLIRALNNRLVALSFHIREYYWLDMKKINEIYRYQTEEYSYDAVNKFNIYPDQIPSWLVDFMPNRGGYLIGNLQPAHMDFRFFSLGNLWSIVSSLATNDQSHAILDFVEAKWAELVADMPFKICYPAMEGEEWRIITGSDPKNTPWSYHNGGSWPTLLWQLTVASIKMGRPEIAEKAVELAERRIAIDKWPEYYDTKRARFIGKQARLYQTWSIAGYLVAKLLLANPSAAKFLTSEEDSDLRNAFSCMISANPRRTRGRKKTQQPFIV